In a single window of the Chionomys nivalis chromosome 11, mChiNiv1.1, whole genome shotgun sequence genome:
- the LOC130884434 gene encoding nucleophosmin, which produces MEDSMDMDMSPLRPQNYLFGCELKADKDYHFKVDNDENEHQLSLRTVSLGAGAKDELHIVEAEAMNYEGSPIKVTLATLKMSVQPTVSLGGFEITPPVVLRLKCGSGPVHISGQHLVAVEEDAESEDEDEEDVKLLSMSGKRSAPGGGNKVPQKKVKLDEDDDEDDEDDEDDEDDDDDDFDDEEAEEKVPVKKSVRDTPAKNAQKSNQNGKDLKPSTPRSKGQESFKKQEKTPKTPKGPSSVEDIKAKMQASIEKGGSLPKVEAKFINYVKNCFRMTDQEAIQDLWQWRKSL; this is translated from the coding sequence ATGGAAGACTCCATGGACATGGACATGAGCCCTCTAAGGCCTCAGAACTACCTTTTCGGTTGTGAACTAAAAGCCGACAAAGATTATCACTTTAAGGTGGATAATGATGAGAATGAGCACCAGTTATCTCTAAGAACGGTTAGTTTAGGTGCTGGGGCAAAAGACGAATTACACATCGTAGAGGCAGAAGCAATGAACTATGAAGGCAGTCCAATTAAAGTAACACTGGCAACTTTGAAAATGTCTGTACAGCCAACAGTTTCTCTTGGGGGATTTGAAATAACACCTCCTGTGGTCTTAAGATTGAAGTGTGGTTCTGGGCCTGTGCACATTAGTGGACAGCATCTAGTAGCTGTAGAGGAAGATGCAGAGTcagaagatgaagatgaggagGATGTAAAGCTGCTGAGTATGTCTGGAAAGCGATCTGCTCCTGGAGGTGGCAACAAGGTGccacagaaaaaagtaaaacttgatgaggatgatgatgaagatgatgaggatgatgaggatgatgaagatgatgacgaCGATGATTTTGATGATGAGGAAGCTGAAGAAAAAGTTCCAGTTAAGAAATCTGTACGAGATACTCCAGCCaaaaatgcacaaaaatcaaaccaaaatggAAAAGACTTAAAACCATCAACACCAAGATCAAAGGGTCAAGAGTCCttcaaaaaacaggaaaaaacccCTAAAACACCAAAAGGACCTAGTTCTGTAGAAGACATTAAGGCAAAAATGCAAGCAAGTATAGAAAAAGGTGGCTCTCTTCCCAAAGTGGAAGCCAAGTTCATTAATTATGTGAAGAATTGCTTCCGGATGACTGACCAGGAGGCTATTCAAGATCTCTGGCAGTGGAGGAAGTctctttaa